The following proteins are co-located in the Flammeovirga kamogawensis genome:
- a CDS encoding tail fiber protein gives MLLKTQYLNLLLLITLTLSSGSLFAQDSGGLVIQGIARNSTNIPIPNKLVHFKFRVTNSNNTINYYTESEAILTDAQGVFAHVIGNGSNQTGSLANIPYEKDGLMLTISMPVDGSENIISQQKFNYVPYAYSALNGAPSGTIISYVGSTAPDGWMLCDGSNVPNGTALKDIIGLTKSPDLRGIFLRGTGTNTSYKNSSDAFVKGPSLNGYQKDKLRDHGHDNDISVSLSNAGSHNHDYNKLEDNSGTDVTGYAAGVNKRDNFSRSTGSGGSHSHTATLSGSIGDANGGAVSTETRPINYGVTYIIKL, from the coding sequence ATGTTACTTAAAACCCAATATCTCAATTTACTACTACTGATAACCCTAACATTAAGTAGTGGTAGTCTATTCGCCCAAGATTCTGGTGGATTAGTTATTCAAGGAATAGCAAGAAATTCAACTAACATTCCTATTCCTAATAAGTTAGTTCATTTTAAATTTAGAGTAACTAACTCAAATAACACAATCAATTATTACACAGAATCCGAAGCAATACTAACAGATGCTCAAGGAGTTTTTGCTCATGTTATTGGGAACGGAAGTAATCAAACGGGAAGTTTAGCAAATATTCCTTACGAAAAGGATGGGTTGATGCTAACAATTTCAATGCCGGTAGATGGCTCTGAAAATATCATTTCTCAACAAAAATTCAATTATGTTCCTTATGCATACTCTGCATTAAATGGTGCACCATCAGGTACTATAATATCTTATGTAGGTAGTACTGCTCCAGATGGCTGGATGCTATGTGATGGCAGTAATGTACCAAACGGAACAGCCTTAAAAGATATTATTGGCTTAACTAAATCTCCTGACTTAAGAGGTATATTTTTAAGAGGAACAGGTACAAATACATCATACAAAAATAGTAGTGATGCATTTGTAAAAGGTCCGTCTCTTAATGGTTATCAAAAAGATAAATTAAGAGATCACGGCCATGATAACGATATATCAGTATCTCTTTCTAATGCAGGTTCTCATAACCATGATTATAACAAATTAGAAGACAACTCTGGTACAGATGTAACCGGATATGCTGCAGGGGTAAACAAAAGAGATAACTTTAGTAGAAGTACTGGATCAGGTGGGTCACATAGTCATACAGCTACATTATCTGGTAGTATTGGAGACGCTAACGGTGGAGCTGTTAGTACAGAAACAAGACCTATAAATTATGGTGTTACCTACATCATAAAACTATAA